ACCGGTTAGTGTCAGAGATTCTTCAGGCactacatgtgtgtgtggtttttgaATACATTATCTAAAGAAAGAttgattgtattttttttaatgaaaccaAAAGTTCACCAAAAAGAGGTCACTGTCCCCAGAGGGTATGTAAGTTTGAATAGAGCTAGTTGTTCCACACAAGGTGTGTGCTGCATTGCTGCTGAAAAACCTTTCATGAAAAAACATATTCCCCCTGCACGGATGCCGGGGCAAATCTGGTTTTGATTGGATTTTGCTTTGACTTCTAAATGTAAATCTGATTTATCTCTCTTTTGTTTTTCAGCCCTGCTAGGCCTTTTCGGTTCCCAAAAAGGTAAGATCTACCaaaaataattgtattttgtattttttattacgaaagctctcctctcgctctccttgaGTCCATCAAAACCCTGCCGAGCTGTCATTCCTGTGTCGTGAATCATCAGAGTTATCGATGTGGAAAGGGCTCTGTGCCTGGAACCTGCTAACCACCTCCCATGCTCCTCTACAAGACATGCCTTCCCCTGAGTTTCCCTCAAGTCAGAACACTGAATATACTTAAATATCTACATGACGTTTTGACAAATTCAATAATGGCGTTTTAATGAGCACCTTATACTCTTTTGGATATTCTACTAGTGTATCAATGTACCCTTCTCTTTTCTGTTTGGTTATCAGTACATATAATATTCGTATAGTTATAAAGCCATCAGCTTTGTGCTTAATCAATACCTGACCTTCATCTCCAGCTATGCAGAGCTGATTGCAGATTGGCCAGTGGTGGTGCTGGGGGTGTGTACAGTTCTCATCGTCGTGTGTGCCCTGGTGGGTATTCTGGTGCCAGACCTGCCAGACTTCTCAGACCCCTTACTGGTGAGTAAGCCATGCAAATCGAAGGAAGGCACAAAACTTTCTGCATAGAAAATACTGGACTTTATTTTGATCAATATTGAAAACCTAGTGTTTCTGGCACACCAAAATCATTATATTGAGTGCATGTGAAGAGTCCAAGATGTCGAAGGTCAATTTCCTGGTGAACTAAATAGATgtcctctgtttgtctgtttcttcAGGGATTTGAGCCACGAGGCACGGCCATAGGCCAGCGATTAGTCACATGGAATAACATGGTGAAAAACACAGGGTACAAAGCAACCCTAGCTAACTACCCATTCAAGTATGCCGATGAGCAGGCGAAAAGGTAACAAAGCCGAACTCACAGATCCTGTCCATTTAATGTCATCCTTCTAACCCTTTAGTGACACATGTATTGATTCAACATCCCTGATGAAGGGGGCTGATCAGGATCAGGCCTCAGGCCATGAAATGTGGTGATGGATCCTgctgacagacagaaacagacaagcacacacactAAATCTCAATCCCATCCTGCAAGAGGATTGGTGGGGGAGATTGTTCAAGCCCCGGCCCATCTCCATTACTCATCTTGATCACTGGGGAGAGGGGGCTCCAGGGTCAGGCCTGTCAACAGGACTCTGCATCATTCTGCCTCggccactcagtctcctctgacaGACTCCTGATTAAAGGAAGAATGTCTCTGTCAGATGATGTGTCCCCGAAACCCCTGCTCATCACAATGATCTGGCTATTATAATGATTATAAAAATAAAGATTGCAATGTGATAGTGATCACTAAACCGATTATGATATAATCACTGGCTTTGTAATCGCTTAAACGGGTCGGTCTAAACCCGTTTCCTTAATTTGTTTTAAGAATGACCTTTCAGTACTCTTTGGTTACCATGTGCAAATCTCTGCTGTGTGTTTGCTTTAAGCGGATTCAGTCTCATTCTGTCATATGGATCTTCAGAATTGATAGGAAACTTAATTGTAATGTATGAAGTGTTAACAGTGCAATCACACCATTACTTTTGTATTCCAGTCACCAAGAGGACAGGTGGGCTGAAGATCACTTTGACAGAGATAAAAGACAAGCTGACTGGGACTTCAGTAAAGACAGTTTCTTCTGTGATGTCCCAGGTACAAACTCATCACGCTTCTCCTGTTTCAAGTGTTTGTCTAGTAAGTGTTTGACTGACAATGTTTAACTGCGATGAAATGCTAACCGGATGCTCTTAATGTATGTGCAGGTGACAGATACTCCAGATTAGTATTCACATCTGCAGAGGGGAAGAACCTTTGGAATATACAAGCAATTAAATCCATGTGCAATTTGGACAATACACGGGTAAGTGGAACAGCACTGTTGATGATGTGCCTCAGCATTTGCTCATGTCAAATTGTGCCATGTTAATAATTTTTAAATGCGTGAACTAAGCCCCATCATATTAGAAATTGTATGTTGGGAGTCTATGCTGCCTCAGGCTGGAACTAACCAAACTGATATATTGGCCTTGTCTCCTGTTATGGTCTCCTTGGGTAAATAGTTATGTTCTAGTCATACTCTGTTCTTATATCTTGTTGAATTGTGTTGTCCCCAGGTGCGCTCCCACCCCCAGTACTGGAGCCTGTGCCAGCGCACCACCGATGCCTCCTGCTGCCCCAGCTGGACCCTGGGTAACTACGTGGCCATCCTCACCAACAAGTCCTCCTGCCAGAAGATCACAGAGCGCGACGTGTCACACACCCTCAAGATCCTGCGCTCCTGCGCCAAATACTACCACAACGGAACGCTGGGCCCCGACTGCTGGGACATGACCACGCGCAGGAAGGACCAGTCCAAGTGCACCAACGTCCCCCGCAAGTGCACCAAGTACAACGCCGTTTACCAGATCTTCCACTTCCTGGTGGACAAAGACTTCATGAGCCCAAAGAACACCGACTACCTTATCCCTGTCCTGAAACACGGCATGCTGTTCTCCCCCACAGAGAAAGGGGAGACCATGATGAACATTTACCTGGACAACTTTGAGAACTGGAACTGCTCGGACGGCGTCACCACCATCACGGGGATTGAGTTCGGTATCAAGCATAACCTGTTCCAGGACTACCTACTGACGGATACCGTGTATCCGGCCATAGCCATAGTGATTGTGCTGTTTGTCATGTGTGTGTACACACGCTCTGTGTTCATCACCCTGATGACCATGATCGCCATCATCAGCTCCCTGATCGTGTCCTACTTCCTGTACCGCATGGTGTTTGACTTTGAATTCTTCCCCTTCATGAACCTTACGGCCCTCATCATCCTGGTGGGCATCGGGGCAGACGACGCCTTTGTCCTCTGTGACGTGTGGAACTACACCAAGTTCGACAAGCCCAACGCTGAGCTGTCGGAGACGGTGAGCATCACTCTGCAGCACGCCGCCCTCTCCATGTTCGTCACCAGCTTTACCACGGCTGCCGCCTTCTACGCCAACTACGTTAGCAACATCACCGCAATCCGTTGTTTTGGCGTTTACGCCGGCACGGCCATCTTGGTTAACTACATACTGATGGTGACCTGGCTGCCGGCCGTGGTGGTGCTCCATGAGCGTTACCTGCCCAACATCTTCACCTGCTCTCAACCTCCCCCACAGCAGAGTGGGTTCTGCACTCTCTGGGCCAACCTGTGCCAGAAGGCCAGCAAGTGCCTGTTCATCGTCTCCGAGGCCTCCCGAATCTTCTTTGAGAAGGTGCTGCCCTGCATCGTGATCAAGTTGCGCTACCTCTGGCTCTTCTGGTTCCTGGCCTTCACAGTGGGAGGGGCGTACGTGGTGTGTGTCAACCCCAAGATGAAGCTGCCCTCCCTGGAGCTCTCAGAGTTCAAGGTGTTCCGCTCCTCCCACCCCTTTGAGCGCTACGACGCAGAGTACAAGAAACTGTTCATGTTTGAGAGAGTCCACCATGGGGAGGACCTGCACATGCCCATCACCATCATCTGGGGGGTCACCCCCGTGGACAATGGGGACCCCCTTAACCCTAAGAACAAAGGCAAGCTTATGCTGGACAACACCTTCAACATTGCCAGCCCAGCCTCCCAGCTGTGGATCCTCAACTTCTGCCAGAGGCTAAGGAACCAGAGCTTTGTGTTCCAGTCGGAGGAGCAGGACTTCACCAGCTGCTTCATTGAGACCTTTAAGCAGTGGATGGAGAACCGAGACTGTGAAGAGGCCTCGGTCTTCCCTTGCTGCAGCCAGTCAACATTCCCCTACAAGCAGGAAATCTTTGAGCTGTGCATCAAGAGGGCCATCATGGAGCTGGACCGCAGCACCAGCTTCCACCTGGACAGTAAGACCCCCGGGCCTCGCTTCGACATCAACGACACCATCCGGGCCATCGTCCTGGAGTTCCAGAGCACCTACCTGTTCACACTGGCCTATGAGAAGATGCACCAGTTCTACCATGAGGTGGACACCTGGATCCAGGAGGAGCTGAAGAACGCCCCGGCCGGGCTGAATTACGGCTGGTTCGTCAGCAACCTGGAGTTCTACGACCTGCAGGACAGCCTATCGGATGGCACTCTTATCGCCATGGCATTGTCCGTGGTGGTGGCCTTCGTGGTCATGCTCCTCACCACCTGGAACATCATCATCAGCCTCTACGCCATCCTCTCCATCGCGGGCACCATCTTCGTCACGGTGGGCTCGCTGGTTCTA
This region of Salvelinus alpinus chromosome 8, SLU_Salpinus.1, whole genome shotgun sequence genomic DNA includes:
- the LOC139582866 gene encoding protein dispatched homolog 1-like isoform X1, producing MCTEEWQTLRQAGRRRTMALSDANGDLLLLSNGSLSPSVTTTASGPEVSASLSSTERGDISVVSTPRTQQRQRHQPRPTPPHKEPQQRSRVSQNGGIINGSLRGPSSSSTSSHLTDSQRLSKLLPSTTSFPSTPPLSPPPPCCHRCPFHPPLCCHGNQQECHIFQTHAPALPLHPGSCCLQASPPSLCLHHRWQEHLQNQPNVAGLSPARPFRFPKSYAELIADWPVVVLGVCTVLIVVCALVGILVPDLPDFSDPLLGFEPRGTAIGQRLVTWNNMVKNTGYKATLANYPFKYADEQAKSHQEDRWAEDHFDRDKRQADWDFSKDSFFCDVPGDRYSRLVFTSAEGKNLWNIQAIKSMCNLDNTRVRSHPQYWSLCQRTTDASCCPSWTLGNYVAILTNKSSCQKITERDVSHTLKILRSCAKYYHNGTLGPDCWDMTTRRKDQSKCTNVPRKCTKYNAVYQIFHFLVDKDFMSPKNTDYLIPVLKHGMLFSPTEKGETMMNIYLDNFENWNCSDGVTTITGIEFGIKHNLFQDYLLTDTVYPAIAIVIVLFVMCVYTRSVFITLMTMIAIISSLIVSYFLYRMVFDFEFFPFMNLTALIILVGIGADDAFVLCDVWNYTKFDKPNAELSETVSITLQHAALSMFVTSFTTAAAFYANYVSNITAIRCFGVYAGTAILVNYILMVTWLPAVVVLHERYLPNIFTCSQPPPQQSGFCTLWANLCQKASKCLFIVSEASRIFFEKVLPCIVIKLRYLWLFWFLAFTVGGAYVVCVNPKMKLPSLELSEFKVFRSSHPFERYDAEYKKLFMFERVHHGEDLHMPITIIWGVTPVDNGDPLNPKNKGKLMLDNTFNIASPASQLWILNFCQRLRNQSFVFQSEEQDFTSCFIETFKQWMENRDCEEASVFPCCSQSTFPYKQEIFELCIKRAIMELDRSTSFHLDSKTPGPRFDINDTIRAIVLEFQSTYLFTLAYEKMHQFYHEVDTWIQEELKNAPAGLNYGWFVSNLEFYDLQDSLSDGTLIAMALSVVVAFVVMLLTTWNIIISLYAILSIAGTIFVTVGSLVLLGWELNVLESVTISVAVGLSVDFAVHYGVAYRLAPDPDREGKVVFSLGRMGSAIAMAALTTFVAGAMMMPSTVLAYTQLGTFMMLIMCISWAFATFFFQCMCRCLGPQGTCGQIPLPKRFQCQAFKEGTTNVPSPQGKHGTKYQLDSRGGEVEHEHYELEPLASNPRNEEKPAEEQGACTQLYNGIAPHSALCTHIPFKSKAEPGRGPCSEKGLGTLATKPRSKCQYSHNTTCTCGDPPPPQQSMGMQWTPHPCTQTTQDSPCPTPQFPLTGSHANKGQNFLSTLDAVYKPIDCRMNYVHCPPSHFHHCTPGRMPRQGPHSCHLRSYCVHTVPVLGGLPRDQSSAPDPSGLEDSHRTGGPSGPGDSPNTPAQTQGPPASPLGCTLAHTHQGCCRANHGTVNAPSVDNHVSTATQKGACHKMPSNQEKLETSTTPITQEESVEKCKQNPKKERASSASPKKLYCFNRTLKVKCNSVEFNVPKAEANVPALAINSKPLSESLC
- the LOC139582866 gene encoding protein dispatched homolog 1-like isoform X2 yields the protein MALSDANGDLLLLSNGSLSPSVTTTASGPEVSASLSSTERGDISVVSTPRTQQRQRHQPRPTPPHKEPQQRSRVSQNGGIINGSLRGPSSSSTSSHLTDSQRLSKLLPSTTSFPSTPPLSPPPPCCHRCPFHPPLCCHGNQQECHIFQTHAPALPLHPGSCCLQASPPSLCLHHRWQEHLQNQPNVAGLSPARPFRFPKSYAELIADWPVVVLGVCTVLIVVCALVGILVPDLPDFSDPLLGFEPRGTAIGQRLVTWNNMVKNTGYKATLANYPFKYADEQAKSHQEDRWAEDHFDRDKRQADWDFSKDSFFCDVPGDRYSRLVFTSAEGKNLWNIQAIKSMCNLDNTRVRSHPQYWSLCQRTTDASCCPSWTLGNYVAILTNKSSCQKITERDVSHTLKILRSCAKYYHNGTLGPDCWDMTTRRKDQSKCTNVPRKCTKYNAVYQIFHFLVDKDFMSPKNTDYLIPVLKHGMLFSPTEKGETMMNIYLDNFENWNCSDGVTTITGIEFGIKHNLFQDYLLTDTVYPAIAIVIVLFVMCVYTRSVFITLMTMIAIISSLIVSYFLYRMVFDFEFFPFMNLTALIILVGIGADDAFVLCDVWNYTKFDKPNAELSETVSITLQHAALSMFVTSFTTAAAFYANYVSNITAIRCFGVYAGTAILVNYILMVTWLPAVVVLHERYLPNIFTCSQPPPQQSGFCTLWANLCQKASKCLFIVSEASRIFFEKVLPCIVIKLRYLWLFWFLAFTVGGAYVVCVNPKMKLPSLELSEFKVFRSSHPFERYDAEYKKLFMFERVHHGEDLHMPITIIWGVTPVDNGDPLNPKNKGKLMLDNTFNIASPASQLWILNFCQRLRNQSFVFQSEEQDFTSCFIETFKQWMENRDCEEASVFPCCSQSTFPYKQEIFELCIKRAIMELDRSTSFHLDSKTPGPRFDINDTIRAIVLEFQSTYLFTLAYEKMHQFYHEVDTWIQEELKNAPAGLNYGWFVSNLEFYDLQDSLSDGTLIAMALSVVVAFVVMLLTTWNIIISLYAILSIAGTIFVTVGSLVLLGWELNVLESVTISVAVGLSVDFAVHYGVAYRLAPDPDREGKVVFSLGRMGSAIAMAALTTFVAGAMMMPSTVLAYTQLGTFMMLIMCISWAFATFFFQCMCRCLGPQGTCGQIPLPKRFQCQAFKEGTTNVPSPQGKHGTKYQLDSRGGEVEHEHYELEPLASNPRNEEKPAEEQGACTQLYNGIAPHSALCTHIPFKSKAEPGRGPCSEKGLGTLATKPRSKCQYSHNTTCTCGDPPPPQQSMGMQWTPHPCTQTTQDSPCPTPQFPLTGSHANKGQNFLSTLDAVYKPIDCRMNYVHCPPSHFHHCTPGRMPRQGPHSCHLRSYCVHTVPVLGGLPRDQSSAPDPSGLEDSHRTGGPSGPGDSPNTPAQTQGPPASPLGCTLAHTHQGCCRANHGTVNAPSVDNHVSTATQKGACHKMPSNQEKLETSTTPITQEESVEKCKQNPKKERASSASPKKLYCFNRTLKVKCNSVEFNVPKAEANVPALAINSKPLSESLC